The following nucleotide sequence is from Pseudonocardia abyssalis.
CCGGTCATCACCAGTACGGGCCGAGTTATCCACAGTATCCACAACCTTGTCCACAGCCGGTCGGGTTCACGGTCACGCTCCTGACGAGCCGGTTCGCGTCCCGGCGGTGACTTCCCCGCCGCCCACCGCGAGGCGCGCGCCGTCGAGGCCGTCCGGGACGTCCTCGGCCACCGCGGCGGTGACGAGCACCTGTTCGGCGCGCCGGGCGACGTCGGCGAGCGCCCGGCGGCGCCGCGCGTCGAGCTCGGCGAACACGTCGTCGAGGATGAGGACGGGTTCGACGTCGTCGGCGCAGAGCAGGCGGTAGGACCCCAGGCGCAGGGCGAGCGCGAGCGCCCAGGACTCGCCGTGGCTGGCGTAGCCCTTCGCGGGTCCGGGGCCGAGCAAAAGGTCGAGGTCGTCGCGGTGCGGGCCGACCAGGCACACCCCCCGCTCCACCTCCTGGCGGCGCACGCGGGCCAGCTCGTCGAGCAGGAGGGGTTCCAGATCGGCCGGGGAGGACGGCAGCCCGCCCGGCACGCTGGATCGGTAGCGCAGCGCGATCGGGTCCGACGTGGGCGCGACCTCCGCGAACGCCTCGACGGTGTACGGCGCGATCCCGGCGACCAGGTCGAGGCGCCCCGCCAGCAGTGCCGCGCCGGTGCGCGCGAGGTGGCCGTCCCACACGTCGAGGGTGGAGAGGTCGGCCCGGCCGTTGCGCGCGGTCTTGAGCAGGGCCGAACGCTGCTTGAGAACACGGTCGTAGTCGGAGCGGACCGACGCGTAGCGCGGGTAGCGGATCGTCAGGAGCTCGTCGAGGAACCGGCGGCGCTCCCCCGGGTCGCCCCGCACCAGCGCGAGGTCCTCCGGCGCGAACAGCACGGTGCGCAGGATCCCGAGGACGTCGCGCGGTCGCGCCACCGGCGCCCGGTTCACCCGGGCCCGGTTGGCGCGACCGGCGGTGATCTCCAGCTCGACGTGCAGTTCGCGTCCGAGGTGCACCACCGACCCGCGCACGATCGCCCGGTCGGCGCCGCGCCGGATCAGCGGGGCGTCGGAGGCCACCCGGTGCGAGCCGAGGGTCGCGAGGTAGCCGACGGCCTCGACGAGGTTGGTCTTCCCGACGCCGTTCGGCCCGACCAGCACCGTGACACCCGGTTCGAGGTCGAGCTCGGCCGACTCCCAGGAGCGGAAGTCGGTGACGGCGAGGCGGCGCAGGTGCATCCAGGCTGGGTCTAGCTCTGGGTGGAACCGGTGCCCGAGCTGGGGCCGGCGTGGTCGCCGGGGGCTCCGGCCGGGCCGGCCGCGCGCACGGCGTGCCCGCCGAACTGCTGGCGCAGCGCCGCGACGGCCCGCATCGCGGGCGAGGAGTCCTGCCGCGAGGCGAACCGGGCGAACAGCGCCGCAGAGATGACGGGGAGCGGCACGGCGTGGGTGATGGCCTCCTCGATCGTCCAGCGACCCTCGCCGGAGTCGTCGACGTAGTCGTCGAGCTTGCTCAGCGACGCGTCGTCCTTGAGCGCCAGGACGAGCAGGTCGAGCAGCCAGGAGCGGACGACCGTGCCGCGCGACCAGGCCTGCAGCACCGCGGGCACGTCGGTGACGAGGTCGACGGCGGAGAGCAG
It contains:
- the recF gene encoding DNA replication/repair protein RecF (All proteins in this family for which functions are known are DNA-binding proteins that assist the filamentation of RecA onto DNA for the initiation of recombination or recombinational repair.), giving the protein MHLRRLAVTDFRSWESAELDLEPGVTVLVGPNGVGKTNLVEAVGYLATLGSHRVASDAPLIRRGADRAIVRGSVVHLGRELHVELEITAGRANRARVNRAPVARPRDVLGILRTVLFAPEDLALVRGDPGERRRFLDELLTIRYPRYASVRSDYDRVLKQRSALLKTARNGRADLSTLDVWDGHLARTGAALLAGRLDLVAGIAPYTVEAFAEVAPTSDPIALRYRSSVPGGLPSSPADLEPLLLDELARVRRQEVERGVCLVGPHRDDLDLLLGPGPAKGYASHGESWALALALRLGSYRLLCADDVEPVLILDDVFAELDARRRRALADVARRAEQVLVTAAVAEDVPDGLDGARLAVGGGEVTAGTRTGSSGA